The sequence CTGCCTGAATGGTTTTCACCAAGGTTTCAATCTGCTTGGTAGCGTTAGCTGAACGCTCAGCAAGACGTTGGACTTCATCAGCAACGACCGCAAAGCCTCGACCAGCCTCACCTGCCATCGATGCCTGAATAGCAGCATTCAATGCCAAAACGTTGGTCTGATCAGCAATATCATTAATCAAACCAACGATATCACCAATTTCTTGCGAAGACTCACCAAGACGCTTGATACGTTTTGAGGTCTCTTGAATCTGATCACGAATCACGTTCATACCTTCAATAGAGCGCTGTACAACTTCCGCTCCATTATGAGAGATGGCTACTGAGCGCTGAGCAACAGTCGCCGATTCTGAAGCGTTGTTCGAAACTTGGTCAATCGATACTGTCATCTCATTAATAGCCGCCGATACACCAGCAATTTCTTGTGCTTGGTGCTCAGATGCTTCAGCAAGTTCGACTGCATTCATCTGTGTTTGGTCTGAAGACTGCGAAACGCGGTCAGCCGTGTTGTTAATAACTAAAACCAATTGACGTAATTGGTCAATCGCAAAGTTCACTGAGTCAGCAATTGCTCCAGTAAAATCTTCTGATACGGTGGCATTAACCGTCAAATCGCCTTCTGCTAAATCACCCAATTCATCAAGTAGGCGTAGAATAGCAATCTGGTTACGTTCATTTTCTTCTTGAATTTGACGCGCTCGCTCAGATTCCGCTTCTGCTTCCTGACGACGACGCAAGGTTTCTTTTTCAATGAGTAGGCGCTCTGATCCCCCACGCTGCTTCAGTAACTGATACAGGGCAAAAAGGATGCCTAATACCCCTACGAAAAATATAATCGCTGGTAAAGTAACGGATTGGTTAAAATCAGCCAAGTACTGACTTACTGACGATAACGAATTGACCAGCCAAATCAGGCAGGCCACACTGATTAGCACAAAAAACCCTAACAATAACTTCCACTTGCTATTAGCGT is a genomic window of Psychrobacter cibarius containing:
- a CDS encoding methyl-accepting chemotaxis protein gives rise to the protein MSDVIKKPVAGTTNTTDGKDANSKWKLLLGFFVLISVACLIWLVNSLSSVSQYLADFNQSVTLPAIIFFVGVLGILFALYQLLKQRGGSERLLIEKETLRRRQEAEAESERARQIQEENERNQIAILRLLDELGDLAEGDLTVNATVSEDFTGAIADSVNFAIDQLRQLVLVINNTADRVSQSSDQTQMNAVELAEASEHQAQEIAGVSAAINEMTVSIDQVSNNASESATVAQRSVAISHNGAEVVQRSIEGMNVIRDQIQETSKRIKRLGESSQEIGDIVGLINDIADQTNVLALNAAIQASMAGEAGRGFAVVADEVQRLAERSANATKQIETLVKTIQADTNEAVMSMESTTSEVVRGARLAKDAGEALEEVQSVSNTLADLIQNISNAALQQAESAGHISHTMNIIQDITSQTSSGTMATARSIGELSEMAAALQESVTGFKVSNDDELLENEMLDTEEALSASV